One region of Camelus bactrianus isolate YW-2024 breed Bactrian camel chromosome 20, ASM4877302v1, whole genome shotgun sequence genomic DNA includes:
- the DDAH2 gene encoding putative hydrolase DDAH2 isoform X2, with translation MGTPGEGLGRCSHALIRGVPESLASGEGAGAGLPALDLAKAQREHGVLGGKLRQRLGLQLLELPPEESLPLGPLLGDTAVIQGDTALITRPWSPSRRPEVDGVRKALQDLGLRIVEMGDENATLDGTDVLFTGREFFVGLSKWTNHRGAEIVADTFRAMAVLTDHPYASLTLPDDAAADCIFLRPGMPGVPPFLLHRGGGDLPNSQEALQKLSDVTLVPVSCSELEKAGAGLSSLCLVLSTRPHS, from the exons ATGGGGAcgccaggggaggggctgggccgcTGCTCCCATGCCCTGATCCGGGGGGTCCCGGAGAGCCTGGCGTCGGGCGAGGGTGCAGGGGCCGGCCTCCCAGCTCTGGACCTGGCCAAAGCTCAGAGAGAGCACGGGGTGCTGGGGGGTAAACTGAGGCAGCGATTAGGGCTGCAGCTGTTAGAATTGCCTCCTGAAGAGTCGTTGCCGCTGGGACCGCTGCTTGGTGACACCGCTGTGATCCAAGGGGATACGGCCCTAATCACGCGACCTTGGAGTCCCTCCCGCAGGCCGGAG GTTGATGGAGTCCGCAAAGCCCTCCAGGACCTGGGGCTCCGAATTGTGGAGATGGGGGACGAGAACGCGACGCTGGATGGCACTGATGTTCTCTTCACTG GCCGGGAGTTTTTCGTAGGCCTCTCCAAGTGGACCAATCACCGAGGAGCTGAGATCGTGGCAGACACGTTCCGG GCAATGGCAGTGTTGACAGATCACCCCTATGCCTCCCTAACCCTCCCGGATGATGCAGCAGCTGACTGTATCTTTCTGCGGCCTGGGATGCCTGGtgtgccccctttcctcctgcaCCGCGGAGGCGGGGACCTGCCCAACAGCCAGGAG GCACTGCAGAAGCTCTCTGACGTCACCCTGGTACCCGTGTCCTGCTCAGAATTGGAGAAAGCAGGCGCTGGGctcagctccctctgcctggTGCTCAGCACACGCCCCCACAGCTGA
- the MPIG6B gene encoding megakaryocyte and platelet inhibitory receptor G6b — MALVLQLLPLLLSRAHGSPGASLVGRPGDRVNLSCEGVSQPSRWVWAPSFPACKGLSKGRRPILWASPSGTPTASPVQPFASRLRALDLDIRRLELLLSTGDSGTFICKGQHQGESRTVLHVLGDLANCRAPEPTQVYPQILIPLLSVGLVLGLGALGLVWWLRRPSPPHPPSPPHPPRPLPRFVPLVKAEPQRPVEEEEPKISGGLDQESSLLYADLDHMALRRPCRLSPVAPADASTIYAVVV; from the exons ATGGCCCTGGTTCTGCAGCTGCTACCGCTGCTGCTGTCGAGGGCCCACGGGAGCCCCGGGG CTTCCCTGGTCGGCCGCCCTGGGGACAGGGTGAATCTCTCCTGTGAAGGGGTATCGCAACCCAGCCGCTGGGTCTGGGCACCTAGCTTCCCCGCCTGCAAGGGTCTGTCCAAAGGACGTCGCCCGATCCTGTGGGCCTCACCGAGCGGGACCCCCACCGCGTCTCCCGTTCAGCCCTTTGCTAGTCGCCTACGTGCTCTGGACCTTGATATCAGGCGGCTGGAGCTGCTCCTGAGCACGGGGGACTCGGGCACCTTTATCTGCAAGGGCCAGCACCAGGGAGAGAGTCGAACGGTGCTTCACGTGCTGGGGGATCTGGCCAATTGCAGAGCTCCGGAGCCTACCCAAG TTTATCCCCAGATCCTGATCCCGCTGCTAAGCGTTGGATTGGTGCTGGGACTCGGAGCGCTGGGCTTGGTCTGGTGGCTGCGCAG GCCCTCGCCCCCTCACCCGCCCTCGCCCCCTCACCCGCCTCGACCGCTGCCCAGATTTG TTCCACTCGTGAAAGCCGAGCCCCAGAGGCCAGTAGAGGAGGAGGAGCCAAAGATTTCAGGGGGCCTGGATCAAGAGTCG AGCCTGCTGTACGCAGACCTGGATCATATGGCCCTCAGAAGGCCCTGCCGACTGTCCCCAGTGGCCCCAGCTGATGCCTCCACCATCTATGCGGTTGTAGTTTGA
- the DDAH2 gene encoding putative hydrolase DDAH2 isoform X1, producing MGTPGEGLGRCSHALIRGVPESLASGEGAGAGLPALDLAKAQREHGVLGGKLRQRLGLQLLELPPEESLPLGPLLGDTAVIQGDTALITRPWSPSRRPEVDGVRKALQDLGLRIVEMGDENATLDGTDVLFTGREFFVGLSKWTNHRGAEIVADTFRDFAVSTVPVSSPAHLRGLCGMGGPRTVVAGSSDAAQKAVRAMAVLTDHPYASLTLPDDAAADCIFLRPGMPGVPPFLLHRGGGDLPNSQEALQKLSDVTLVPVSCSELEKAGAGLSSLCLVLSTRPHS from the exons ATGGGGAcgccaggggaggggctgggccgcTGCTCCCATGCCCTGATCCGGGGGGTCCCGGAGAGCCTGGCGTCGGGCGAGGGTGCAGGGGCCGGCCTCCCAGCTCTGGACCTGGCCAAAGCTCAGAGAGAGCACGGGGTGCTGGGGGGTAAACTGAGGCAGCGATTAGGGCTGCAGCTGTTAGAATTGCCTCCTGAAGAGTCGTTGCCGCTGGGACCGCTGCTTGGTGACACCGCTGTGATCCAAGGGGATACGGCCCTAATCACGCGACCTTGGAGTCCCTCCCGCAGGCCGGAG GTTGATGGAGTCCGCAAAGCCCTCCAGGACCTGGGGCTCCGAATTGTGGAGATGGGGGACGAGAACGCGACGCTGGATGGCACTGATGTTCTCTTCACTG GCCGGGAGTTTTTCGTAGGCCTCTCCAAGTGGACCAATCACCGAGGAGCTGAGATCGTGGCAGACACGTTCCGG GACTTTGCTGTCTCCACGGTGCCGGTCTCGAGCCCTGCCCACCTGCGTGGCCTCTGTGGCATGGGGGGACCTCGCACTGTGGTGGCAGGTAGCAGCGATGCTGCCCAAAAGGCTGTCAGG GCAATGGCAGTGTTGACAGATCACCCCTATGCCTCCCTAACCCTCCCGGATGATGCAGCAGCTGACTGTATCTTTCTGCGGCCTGGGATGCCTGGtgtgccccctttcctcctgcaCCGCGGAGGCGGGGACCTGCCCAACAGCCAGGAG GCACTGCAGAAGCTCTCTGACGTCACCCTGGTACCCGTGTCCTGCTCAGAATTGGAGAAAGCAGGCGCTGGGctcagctccctctgcctggTGCTCAGCACACGCCCCCACAGCTGA
- the LY6G6C gene encoding lymphocyte antigen 6 complex locus protein G6c produces the protein MKGFLLLILSALLCWVSADIRCHSCYKVPVLGCVDRQSCRLEPGHQCLTTNVYLGKMWVFSNLRCGTPEEPCREAFNQTSHKLGLTYNTTCCNKDNCNSPAPRPTPALALVLVTSLAGLGLWLLH, from the exons ATGAAAGGCTTTCTGCTGCTCATCctgtctgctctgctctgctgggTCTCAG CTGACATTCGCTGTCACTCCTGCTACAAGGTCCCTGTGCTGGGCTGCGTGGACCGGCAGTCCTGCCGCCTGGAACCAGGACACCAATGCCTGACAACAAATGTGTATCTCG GTAAGATGTGGGTTTTCTCCAATCTCCGCTGCGGCACACCAGAAGAGCCCTGTCGGGAGGCCTTCAACCAAACCAGCCACAAGCTGGGCCTGACCTATAACACTACCTGCTGCAACAAGGACAACTGCAATAGCCCAGCCCCTCGGCCCACCCCGGCCCTGGCCCTTGTCCTTGTTACCTCCTTGGCTGGCCTTGGCCTCTGGCTGTTGCACTGA
- the CLIC1 gene encoding chloride intracellular channel protein 1: protein MAEEQPQVELFVKAGSDGAKIGNCPFSQRLFMVLWLKGVTFNVTTVDTKRRTETVQKLCPGGQLPFLLYGTEVHTDTNKIEEFLEAVLCPPRYPKLAALNPESNTAGLDIFAKFSAYIKNSNPALNDNLEKGLLKALKILDNYLTSPLPEEVDETSAEDEGISQRKFLDGNELTLADCNLLPKLHIVQVVCKKYRGFSIPDVFRGVHRYLRNAYAREEFASTCPDDEEIELAYEQVAKALK, encoded by the exons GCTGGCAGTGATGGTGCCAAGATCGGGAACTGCCCCTTCTCCCAGAGACTGTTCATGGTGCTCTGGCTCAAGGGAGTTACCTTCAATGTCACCACTGTTGACACCAAGAG GCGGACTGAGACGGTACAGAAGCTGTGCCCAGGAGGGCAGCTCCCATTCCTGCTATACGGCACCGAAGTGCACACAGACACCAACAAGATTGAGGAATTTCTGGAGGCGGTGCTGTGCCCTCCTAG GTACCCCAAGCTGGCAGCTCTGAACCCCGAATCCAACACTGCTGGGCTGGACATATTTGCCAAGTTTTCTGCCTACATAAAGAATTCAAACCCAGCCCTCAATGACA ATCTGGAGAAGGGGCTCCTGAAAGCCTTGAAAATTTTAGACAATTACTTGACATCCCCCCTCCCAGAAGAAGTGGATGAGACCAGTGCTGAGGATGAGGGCATCTCTCAGAGGAAGTTTCTGGATGGCAATGAGCTCACTCTGGCTGACTGCAACCTGTTGCCAAAGCTCCACATAGTACAG GTGGTATGTAAGAAGTACCGGGGATTCTCCATTCCTGATGTGTTTCGGGGAGTGCATCGCTACTTACGCAATGCCTATGCTCGGGAAGAGTTTGCCTCCACCTGTCCAGATGATGAGGAGATCGAGCTGGCCTATGAGCAAGTGGCCAAGGCCCTCAAATAA